A stretch of DNA from Drosophila virilis strain 15010-1051.87 chromosome 5, Dvir_AGI_RSII-ME, whole genome shotgun sequence:
GATGCACTGAAAAACCACGCGCACGTGTTGCCTGGATTAGTAAGGTTAGTTTCGACACTTCGAACAAATTTGACCGGTGATATTTCTTAATGATGTATAAAATTACCGCCCCAGTCTGAAGTATAATGACGATTGGACATTGTTTCTGAAATAtcttaagaaataaaaacatatttacttGCGTTTGCGTGTACTAAAAactcaaatttgtttttccaaAATTCCAGCCGGAAATGTCCACGTGTTGGCGCGCATCATTGGTTCTGTTCACCATGCTTGAGGTGAGTTAAGATCTGGTACGAAATTCAACTTATGGAAAAATCCTATGATGAACACCTTATTTAAGCCAAACAGTTATCCCTGTCATAATAAAATACTTGATGATACAAGAAGCTGATAcaaaatttaagcaaaatatttattttagttttatttaattcgtataactaataaaagtCTTATATTATTTCAGCTGCGGTTGCAGACCACAGGCAAGTGAGGTGTTGTCTATGGAAAGAGGTGAGTTTTTCTTCTATTGATCATCTTTTATACGGTGATCGCTCCTTTATTTAAACTGATGATATAACTGTAGACAAGCATATAACTGAATTTATTATGTTGCTATATAAACTCGTCTGAATAAATAATGTTATATGCCTTATGAATATCCAAAGAGTTTTTCtaatatatgtttattctCTTGTAGATAAGCCGGCGGTTCATCAAGCAGATCTTTAAGTATGCCGCAACTTTTAATGGATCCGATGAGGTTAGTTGAGAGACCTTGTCTCTAATTATAATCTGCATTTACCATGATGAACACTTTATTTAAGCCAAACAGTTATCCCTGTCATAAGAATAATTGATGATAAAATAAGCTGATTAAAGTCAagttcattattattttaaaaaactaCTATAACACGTATATTGattgtaaattaatttgctttcAGATGTCGAAAATGTCTGCTCCGAAGCATTTTAAGCCCGTGCAGATTGGAAGGTAATTTTCCTAAATATTTACGAGTATATATcaagttttcattttaatgatGTTTTACATACCGCCCCAGTCGGAGTTAATGATGTCGATTGGTTTTACATGCTGAtaaaaacttgaatatcatTTTGATTgctatttaatgaaaataattaaataatatttctctTGCATTTGCAGTGAACTGTCATTAACTCGCCTCGGCTTTACTTGGCTGGCTGGCACAAACAATTCTCGAAATTGGTAAGCTTTATATGACAACTTGTTTTGTCTATTcgataaaatataatactcGCATATATCTTTCTCTAATTGCAGATAAAAACTGTGCCAGTCGAATGTGTCGAAAATGATTTAAAAGTCTTGTACagaataaatttgaataaaaatgctgcttgatattttttataataacgtgatataatttattttgtatttcatatCATAgacatttacttttttttttgtttgggttATTTGTAACGCTACAAATCTTGTCGCATTTGGGTCTTgcctttttaaatatataagaataatTTTGCTTGtaaatgttttgaatttaatatgttttggtatttgtaaatttatacTCGTATCatatgatatacatatatatgtgcgcatataaatacatatatatttatttacatatatatgtgtaagtGTTAATGCGCTTCTGCGTAATACCCTCAATAGACCCTGCACAACAACCGAAAACCAAATCAAAACCGTTCGAACGAGGCTATTTGGGCCTCCCCactatgtatgcatatatatatatatatatttggataTATCTCGATATCGACTGTTAGAAGCTGCTTCCGTTTCCGCTCTACGCACATGAATATTATGCTGAAACATTTGATTGAAAGCGCGACAATAATATTGTATACAAATCTAGATTCTATATAtactgagagagagagacatatatatgttgtatttgtttagcGTTATAAAATTTGTGACTACAAGTGGATAGacaacatttataaaattttctttctGTGAAATATTCATAGTTATTCAtacatatttgatttatgcttTAACAAACATATAGAACTCTACAactaatcaataaataaaaataaattcaattcaactCTGTTTATGCAATGTCTGAAAGCGGTTCAGTCATATCGAGCATTATATTCTCTGCGAAATGGaacttaaacaaataaataaataaaaaaaaataggttccaatattcattttttaacATCAATGACGATTAGAAAATGGATTTTCAATTACGGCTCAAAGAGTTATACGCATACGAATATATAGATATCAATTCCGTGTGGAAGTCTGATTGATATATGAGAAGTGCAatatacactatatatatttatagtgtAGCTTGTAAACCAAGTCAAGATGTGTCAACATTTCTCTCAGATGTTTTtgtgaatttattttcaattttgttttataagtGTAATCGTATAGgtgtttttataaaacaataagGAATCAACAATATTCATAAAATGTATCATTATAGAATATATGATAAATGTAAATCTAAAAACTACATAGCTGTGTatatctttctttttttttttttgttttttgttttgtttatatttataattaatgtaTACTATATGtcatatattttgaaataatttctcgtgtatgaaataaatagtttgcatgagtgtgtgtgtttgtttgtgtatgtgtgtgtgtgtgtgtgtgtgtatggggcACTGTCTAGTGTCCGATGTGCTTCTTGATCAGCGCCTGCAGCAGACGCACCTTTGCCTTCTTCTCCTTGTACTGGGCATAGGTTTCCGTTTCGAGAGATTTGCGATCCGGCTTTAACATTTTGCGTCCATTCTGTTCCTCGAATATGGACTCATATTCGCGTATGGTCGCCTTCAGCAGCATCTTCTCCTCGCGCACGCGCTCCAGCTGCTCCCACAACTGATCCACACTGAGCGCCGCAATGTTCTCCGCCTGCGTCTCTGTCGCatttgccgttgccgttgccgtcgtcGTTGTAGTTGTCGTCGTGGACTCATCGGAGGAAGCATTCTGTGTTTGGGCATTTGGCGCCATGGAGTCGCTGGGCGAATTGGTGGTCTCGGTGCTATTGTTCGATGAATACTGCAGCGGTGTGGATGTTGCCTCGAACACCATAGCCTCGTGCTCCAGTATGGTGGGCAGCTCATGGACGCCAGCACAGCCGCCGAACATGATGTGGCGCGAAACCAGACGCTTCAGCTGCCTGTAGCGATCGTAGAGCGGACGTGCCGCATCCCGTTCCTCTTTGGTGATGGGATGGCCGTAGAGGCTCTCGAAGTATAGCAGACCATGCTGCACGGCGCTCTTCTCCTGCACCAGCTGGTCGGAGGTGAGCTCATCCAGCTGCTGTGGACGATGGTTTTGCGTGCGTTTCTCGCTGAGATTCTGCAAAATCGAATGACAAacatgtacagggtattagcCAAGTGCTCAAATACGACGCAAATGCTGCTGGCACATCAATCAAATTTTAAGTCGAAATTGAATATTTCGTTTGCAATTAACGAAAtgtcaagtgtgtgtgtgtgtgtgtgtgtgtgtgtgtgtgtgtgtgtgtggaacgTAAGGCCCATATAATGCCCAAAAactgataaaaataaagaccGAAAAGTGTCTGACAAATTTTTGTTGGGGTAAACAAGTCAATTAATCAGCGACATGCATTAGGCATTATTCGATTTGGTCTGCGGAAAATTCAAGCGATTCGGCCAAATGGAAaacgaaaatcgaaaatagaaaagcgcaaaagaaaacagaaaaacaagtGTGCATAATACTTAATGTGGCACTGTCACAAGTGCATCCTTATATATGCACATCATAAGCATTATTTGCCCaaccaatttatttattttatttcttgttattttttttttttgcttctgctTCCTCTTTCACTTGCACTTGCCTCTGTGCTTTGGCAGCCTTTCAAGTTTATTTGTTTCGTAGTGCCTATAGCTAAGTATACTTAGTCGAGCGGGAGGAGGCCTGTCCGCAAACAAAACACGTAGCATATTGTGCTTATATAGACACACATGTTCCTCGTGCGCCAAAGTCAAAACAAATCGTTAAggaacacacatatatatatatatatatgtatagtatatataaatatgcaaataattttatataatctcATGCTATGCAGCTTATAAAAAGACTCGTGAAAAGCCTTTCGAAATTTCACTACAAGCTCGTTTATCATTTGGGCATTAATTAAATGACATTGCTCGCGGAGCTTTAGATTAAAAGTAGGGCATGGAATTTGCCGCCACGTGCCTTCGACTTAAAAAGAAACTCTTCTAAATCCCTTTAACTTTAACCAGCTGATAACTGAAATGAAAACTAATATGGACTGGAGTTAATGTGGTTTTCAGTCGAAATAATAATTTGGTATGGCCTTGGGTATCCATATACCTAATTTATCAGCTCTACTAACTTCTATCTACCCAAATGGGAACTGTAACTGTTTAACTACCCTTCTGATACCTTACACCAAAgtgtattgttttttaatatacacTTCATCAGTTTCTTTCCTTTTCTCACACGCTTTACAACTTCGGTTTCCCATTCCTATACcctatattatttatattaacttTTTTATAGCCTATACCGCAACACTTCCCCTTTCATCTACCCTATTCTGGATATATTACCCCGCTTATACCGTATTACACCTTGACAATagtttattcttttttctAAATCGAATCGCAATTATATTCTCTCTCTTCGTCTCTCTCGTTTTGCCCCTTTCTTATAccctattttattttgattctcTCTTGTATAGCCTATGCTAGTTATGTTCCTTCTCTTGTATCCCAGTTTTATTATCTCATCCTTTTCTAGTTCTGATCCCTATCCTATACCCTGTACCAGTTACATTTCTTCTCGTATACCTTATATCACAGCACGAATTGTTTTTCCCTTTTCCATACCctttactttttcttttccCTCTCTTCTATCCTAGTTTTCTTCCATTTCCTATGTTCCCTCTATCATATCCTATACCCATACATTTGTTTATACTCCACCCTTCCTAATATGAGCTCCTTTCCCTCTCGTATACCCTATATCAATTTCCTTTTTGCGATCACATGATAATATTTCCTCTTTGGCACTTAAATAGACTTTTCTGTCAcattattatttgaattttcgTTTCAAACTTGCGTTCGAAATGtgagcaaaatgaaatgttttgcCAAATTTGACAGACACCATAAAATCGTTGACGTCATCCGCCCGGCCGTGTTGTTGGCCATATAATTTGTCTGATGAGCTGTTGTTTTGGTATTTGGCCTCTCCCCCTTACCTGCTCGATTTCGCTGAGGGTGTTCTTCATGCGCTCCAGTTTCTTGGCTGCCTCCTGGCCGCTGGCAGCGATGCCgctgccgacgccgacgccgcagCCGCTGGCGCCGACCTTGAGGCCGAGGGCTGCAATGGGATCAGTCTTAAGCTCGTGACGCTCCTTGCGCAGCTTGCTGAGCTCGGCGAGCGCGTTTTTCATGTACTTGTCGTTCAGACGCTCCGCCTGCGAGGGCCGATAGCCGAGCCGCTGCTCCAGCGAATCCTCCAGCTGGACGAGTTTCTTTTTTAGCGCGGTCACGCGTCGATTGATGGCCTTGACGCGCTCCTCGGGCGTCTGAAAGGCCATCATGGCGGGCACCACCTGCTGCATGACGTCGCGTGTGCGCATATTCTCCAGCGAGCTAAACGCACGCACTGCATCCATGGGCTCCAGACAGTCCATGTCCTCGCCGAGCAGCTGCACGCTGGCCGCCTGTTTGGGCTGCTGTTGCGGATACGGCATCACCTTGGCCAGCTTGGCATCCGCATCGATGTTGCCCGCATGATGCCGGGAATGCGCATAGCGGCGACTCAGCACGGGCGCCGGCTCATCTCCGCGCTCCCAGGGCAACGACTCCTGTGCCGAGGTTAGATTGAGCGTTTGCTGTTGACGCTGCGGCGGCTTAGCCTTGATTGGCGCCGGATTTGGTGTGCTGTCATCACTGCCACCTGCCGAGCTGCACGAGCTGCTTGTCGTCGGCGTGGGCGAGATGCTGGCGCTGTGCTTTGCctggagctgctgttgctgctgctgatggaaGTCGATTAgattgttgtcgttgtgatcggcaactgttgctgctgtggattgctgctgctgctgttgctgttgctgctgtttcttgCTGCTGATGAAGCCGCGTCGCTCGTATTTGAGCGCGGATAGATCGTACTTGTAGGCGCTCTGCTCGTCCCGCCTTGAGGGCAGATACTTCCCAGCCGTGCTGGGCTTCTTGCTGACTCCGGATTTGCGCACCGGTGGCTGACGCGACTTGCAGAAGCGTTCGCTGCTGCGGCGACGCTCATGCTCGCACTCACTGTCATCGCTAGCctcgcgctgctgctgctgctgctgctgttgctgctgctgcagctgcaactgttgctgctgggagCGTGCCGGACTTGTCTCGTAGCGTGCGCGATCTTTGAGCGCCTCCGCATTGCCATTGACTGGCGTCACATTGGCCAGCGCCGCATTGTTCTCCTGCTGCTCGCTGTTCTCTGCCGGCAAGTCGGCGCTTGCATCGCGCTCAAACTCCTGGCAATAGCTGGCATAGCTGGCCGTGCGCTTGAAATCCTCCGAGGAGACGCGTCGTATGACCTCGCAGTGTGCGGACCTCAATTGGGAATTgggagctgttgttgctgctccagttgctattgttgttgttgttgttgttgttgctgctgttgttggctcCGGCTCGGTGAGCAGCTCCTCGCTGTTGCTGCGCTGTAGCTTGCGATCCTGGCTGCTCGCCGAGCAGCTGTCCAGGCGCTCCTTGCGCTTCCGTGACTTTTGCCATTCCAGTGGATTTATGATTTCGGGTAGGTAGGTGGAATTGAAACGTGGCGTTGTCGCCTCCATATTCGAGAGCTGCACCACATCGCAAATatccggctgctgttgctgctgctgctgctgcttctgcttggCGGCCACGCCGGAGGCGGCAGAGGAGGACGATGAGGATGAGCAGGCGGCGCTGCCGCACGAAGCGCTCGACGAAGATGATGAGGATGAACCAGTGAGACGACTTAGGTCGTCTTCGTTAAGGCCAGTTGTGGGATGTCGCATGCCGCACTgcaatacaaaaagaaaagaacaacaacaacaacataaatattagtaatttatataaattgaaagaTTGCTCATATGCCGCGTGGTGCTGCGTCACGAGACGTTCGCCGTCACGAGTCATTAATTAAACAGCCTTTGCCAGCGCATGATGCGAACTAAACGcctaattattatatatatacacatgtataaaAAACGAGTTGccttgactgattgactgattgattgattgattgactgactaatcATCAACGCGTAGCAAAGTCTAAAATAAGCTGAGTTCTAATAATTTCCTAACTTATTTTGAAAGATCTACATCAGAAATGATTGAACACGTGTTTCCACGAGCGGTAAATgcatgactgactgattgatttattatataattccATATTTAATACACTATCAAAGATCTCCATCAAAAATGATTGAACCCGcgcttatttaaatttctacGAGCGGTTAATGTGTGAAAAACTGATCAATTTTTATGTACAAAAAAAGTTTGCcgtgattgattgactaactgattgattgattgactgactgacttttCAACAATAAACAGCTCAAAGTTAAGCTAAATCTAAATAATGCCATATTTGGccaattgtaaattatttttaaagctctacaTCAAACATGATTGAGCAAGTGTTTCAACGAATTTCCACAAGCGAAAAGTAAgtgaaaatttgaaaaatactTTGCCCACACAAAACCAAgccataaataattgaatacaGTAAATGTTTAATGTCAGGCGGCGGCATTCACTCGCCCAGTGAGCTGTCCATTAAGTGGGTTAATATGAGTCCTATGAGTAATGAGTAATATACCAAATACTTGCAACGTCATGCTGCCACAAGGCGTCGACTGCCTGGCTACGTTGGGCTTAAGTAATTAACAGTCAACAGGTTGCAATTAAAGACTTCATTTGTCGAGCTTGTTCAAATAGTTTAgtgacattttttttgttgagaaCTACAGCGAAACTCAGGAATGCATTTAATCCATGCTGACATATGACTAAGTGTATTGCTTAAATTATTAGTTATGTAGTACATCAACTAGTCAGAGCATGATAGAAATAGAGCAAtatattaatgaaaataattcaGCTGGCAAACTGATGTAGctaaagtaaaaatatttgataaggatatattgataagatatatattataattaaaatcattatgataatttatttgaatatagaatataataatgataaacattattttatatatatattatttcattatttataatcAATCGGTTCTGACTTGCTTTTTCAGGCCGAAGCATTTTCTCTtccttttcaaattctatAAGTTCTTCGATTAAATGTACAGGCTTAACTATTTTACACATACagcaaatttataaaaaaatgtaacttaaataatattaagaactttttaatattttcccCAAAATCCTACATAAAATTTGTGGCAACATTAGCGTATCCTTT
This window harbors:
- the LOC6625731 gene encoding protein FAM13A isoform X2; translation: MRHPTTGLNEDDLSRLTGSSSSSSSSASCGSAACSSSSSSSAASGVAAKQKQQQQQQQQPDICDVVQLSNMEATTPRFNSTYLPEIINPLEWQKSRKRKERLDSCSASSQDRKLQRSNSEELLTEPEPTTAATTTTTTTIATGAATTAPNSQLRSAHCEVIRRVSSEDFKRTASYASYCQEFERDASADLPAENSEQQENNAALANVTPVNGNAEALKDRARYETSPARSQQQQLQLQQQQQQQQQQQREASDDSECEHERRRSSERFCKSRQPPVRKSGVSKKPSTAGKYLPSRRDEQSAYKYDLSALKYERRGFISSKKQQQQQQQQQQSTAATVADHNDNNLIDFHQQQQQQLQAKHSASISPTPTTSSSCSSAGGSDDSTPNPAPIKAKPPQRQQQTLNLTSAQESLPWERGDEPAPVLSRRYAHSRHHAGNIDADAKLAKVMPYPQQQPKQAASVQLLGEDMDCLEPMDAVRAFSSLENMRTRDVMQQVVPAMMAFQTPEERVKAINRRVTALKKKLVQLEDSLEQRLGYRPSQAERLNDKYMKNALAELSKLRKERHELKTDPIAALGLKVGASGCGVGVGSGIAASGQEAAKKLERMKNTLSEIEQNLSEKRTQNHRPQQLDELTSDQLVQEKSAVQHGLLYFESLYGHPITKEERDAARPLYDRYRQLKRLVSRHIMFGGCAGVHELPTILEHEAMVFEATSTPLQYSSNNSTETTNSPSDSMAPNAQTQNASSDESTTTTTTTTATATANATETQAENIAALSVDQLWEQLERVREEKMLLKATIREYESIFEEQNGRKMLKPDRKSLETETYAQYKEKKAKVRLLQALIKKHIGH
- the LOC6625731 gene encoding protein FAM13A isoform X1; the encoded protein is MTPKIITYFLCGMRHPTTGLNEDDLSRLTGSSSSSSSSASCGSAACSSSSSSSAASGVAAKQKQQQQQQQQPDICDVVQLSNMEATTPRFNSTYLPEIINPLEWQKSRKRKERLDSCSASSQDRKLQRSNSEELLTEPEPTTAATTTTTTTIATGAATTAPNSQLRSAHCEVIRRVSSEDFKRTASYASYCQEFERDASADLPAENSEQQENNAALANVTPVNGNAEALKDRARYETSPARSQQQQLQLQQQQQQQQQQQREASDDSECEHERRRSSERFCKSRQPPVRKSGVSKKPSTAGKYLPSRRDEQSAYKYDLSALKYERRGFISSKKQQQQQQQQQQSTAATVADHNDNNLIDFHQQQQQQLQAKHSASISPTPTTSSSCSSAGGSDDSTPNPAPIKAKPPQRQQQTLNLTSAQESLPWERGDEPAPVLSRRYAHSRHHAGNIDADAKLAKVMPYPQQQPKQAASVQLLGEDMDCLEPMDAVRAFSSLENMRTRDVMQQVVPAMMAFQTPEERVKAINRRVTALKKKLVQLEDSLEQRLGYRPSQAERLNDKYMKNALAELSKLRKERHELKTDPIAALGLKVGASGCGVGVGSGIAASGQEAAKKLERMKNTLSEIEQNLSEKRTQNHRPQQLDELTSDQLVQEKSAVQHGLLYFESLYGHPITKEERDAARPLYDRYRQLKRLVSRHIMFGGCAGVHELPTILEHEAMVFEATSTPLQYSSNNSTETTNSPSDSMAPNAQTQNASSDESTTTTTTTTATATANATETQAENIAALSVDQLWEQLERVREEKMLLKATIREYESIFEEQNGRKMLKPDRKSLETETYAQYKEKKAKVRLLQALIKKHIGH